CGGGACCTGCCCAGCCTGCCCGGCAGCTCGGCGGCGCGCAGCAGGCAGCGGGAGGGCTGCGGCCGCCTCCTGCGCGCTCCCGCCGGTGCCGGCCCCCGTGCacggtcccggtcccggtcccggcccccgtgcgcggcggggccccgccgctccgccgAGGtaagagggaggaagggagggaggaaggttCTGGACGGCCCCGAGCATCCGCAGGGGGGTGCGGAGCGCAGGGGGGGGATGCCGGGGGATGCGGCTCCGGGATGGGCCCgaacggggctggggggtaccggggggtaccgggggctgccggggtcCCGCCGCTCACCGGGGGAGGGTCTCGGTCCCCGCCGGTCCCCCGGAGCCGCCGGTGCTGCCCgccggggggctctgcctcCATTTCGGGCGCTgctccctcccggccccgcacctGACCGGGGACCCAGCGAgcccccccgggtgcccccggcccctgccccctctgcccgtgccccctcccggtgcccccggccACTCCTGCTCCCCCCTGACCCCGTTCCTGCCCCCCAcccgtgtgtgtcccccccccccccccatcccctcagcCTCCGCAGTGCCCTGCGCCGGGACGCGGGCGATGGGgacctgtccccagcccccggTGTCCTTCTCCCACCTGGCAGCCTCCAGCTCAAGGTCACTGCAGTAATTCCATATGAGCTACCGGGCGCTGCCGCCTTATCTCCCGCACAGCTTCTGTTTCACTGCCTTTATATTCCGGGGGGATACCGGGCTGGGTAAAAACCCGCTGCTTCCAACGCCGCTGGCAGCGCTCCAGCCAGGGCCGCGCTCCTCCACCCGCTGTCCCAACCCCTTTTCCCAGCTCTATCCACGCAGACTTCGCGGGAAGCCTGGTGAAATCCATCTGGGACCCGTTCTCCGGCCGGGACGAGCGGTGCCGGAGCCGGTGGCATTGGGCTGGGGCTCTCCCGGGCATGGGGACCcgctggggacaggaggggacagccCTCCCCGGAGGCCGATGGACGGGCGCGCCGGTGTTTGCTGGGCCGGTGGCACCTTTGGAAAGCTGACTTTATCTTCCTGAGGGGTGGCGGTGGAAAGCAGAGTGCGGAGCCAAGTCCCGGAGGACTTTGCCGCGCCGCTGCCCTCGTCCCGAAGGCGTTTCCGCGCCAGCGTCGCGGCCGCCCGAGCGAGGCTCTCCTGGTGGGATCCAAAGGCCGCGCCGAGCAGCGGCGTTGCGAAAGGAAATCGATACAGGGAAGCGTCTGGGGAGAGAAACTTGGGCCGCCCGCGAGCGCGGCGGTGCCAGGCTGCTCTGACTCACGGGGACGTCGCCGGCGGAGCCACGGTGCCGCCGGCCCGCCGGAGCAGGAGGTGCCGGACCGGTTGCACGGGTTGCACGGGAGCATGGCGGGTGCTGTGCGTGGCTTGTGGGCACGTCGGCACGGCCCCGGCGTGGTTCTGTGTCGGCCGGGGAAGCGGCGTCCCGAGTTCGAGAGCCCAGTGCCGGCGGTGAGGCCGGCCGCGGCGCGGTGGCTGCGGCGCAGGGAGGTGCCGGCTTCGTGAGCCGGGTGTTGGGACGGGCACCGGTAATCGCCGGCCGCGCTCGTGGCTGGGCAGGGGAGATAGGGCTGTGCCCGGCAGCCTTATCGCGGAGCGGGGAAGCGTTGCCGGTGAGTTTTGGGGTGGGAGCTCTGCGAggagcccagctcccagcccggcTGTGGGGAGCTCCGGCCTGCTTCCAGCCTCTGCCTCTTGGCTTTGCTGGTCCCCCGAGACAGTGAGGGTAGTGGTGTTTGACAGCCCCGCAGGTGAGACCAGCATGGAGCAGGGCACAGAGCTGTGATGGGGTCACAAGAAAAACGGGGCAACGACAAGCCACGTGGTTTTGCTGGCGAAGGATGGGCACTTCCCAGCAGGAAGGGACAGGGGCAGCTCCcggccctgccagccctggtTGGTGGCACGGCAGGGACCCGTGGTGACAAGCAGCAGCGTCAGGGTGCCCGCGGGTGCCTCGTGGCCACCCCACAGGAAGGGGATGCGGGTGCAGGTCAGCCGGGAGCCTTGTGGGCGCATTTCAACAGCGGCCACCCGTGCACAGGGTAGGCTTGGGCAGGATCTGGGGATTTTGCAGGGGGTTTTGTGTTACCCGCCCTGTCTGCTGGCCTGGCACCGGGATATCCCCCTGGTTTAGCAACCAGGATAGCCCCCTGATTTagcaaccccacagcagcacGTGTTTCCATCCCAGACGCAAAATCACCAAGTTTGCTCAGCAAAACCGTCAGGGCAGGCTCTGAGTCACACCAGGCCTTTATTTTCACCCAATGTGTCCTGGCGGTGCCGGGAGCTTCGGGGGGTGCAGGGGAGCCCCCCTGGGCcgctgcagggggctggggcccggaggcagcctggggctggaggagggagcTGCCATTTTCAGGTGGGTGCTCGTAGCAGCAGAAGCGCCTGGTAAAAGCTCATCCAAATGTTGCTGAATCCGAAGCCAAATCTCTTGGCAGCGCTGCAGTGCTAGGTATTGGTTTTctgtaagatattttttccacCCTGAGCATCCTGCATGCCTCTTGCTTTTGGTGAGCGTTAGATGCGGTGGCGACGGGCCTTTCCACCTTGAGAAGCATCCTCGGTGCCGGCTGAGGGCTTTGGGATGGGCGTCTGGTGAGCCGCGGCTGGTGCTGAGGTCTCTGTGTCCCCGTTCCCCGCTGCAGGTGCCGGTGAGGCCGTGAGCGCCCGTCCCTTCCCCGCCGCGAGCGCCCGCCGCCGGCGGGCCCCGGGCAGCGCGCAGCCATGACGACCTCGGCCCTGCGCCGGCAGGTGAAGAACATCGTGCACAACTACTCGGAGGCGGAGATCAAGGTGCGAGAGGCCACCTCCAACGACCCCTGGGggcctcccagctccctgaTGTCGGAGATCGCGGACCTCACCTTCAACACGGTGGCCTTCGCCGAGGTCATGGGCATGATCTGGCGGCGGCTGAACGACAGCGGCAAGAACTGGCGCCACGTGTACAAAGCCCTCACCCTGCTGGACTACCTCATCAAAACCGGCTCCGAGAAGGTGACCCACCAGTGCCGGGAGAACCTCTACACCATCCAGACGCTGAAGGACTTCCAGTACGTGGACCGCGACGGCAAGGACCAGGGCATCAACATCCGGGAGAAGGTGAAGCAGGTGATGGCGCTGCTCAAGgacgaggagcggctgaagcAGGAGCGGGCGCACGCGCTGCAGACCAAGGAGCGCATGGCCCTTGAGGGCATGGGCAGTGGCAGCCACCAGGCCGCCTACGGCCGCCGCACTTCGCCCTACGGCGACGACTACGGCCGGACGCGGGGCTCGCCCTCCTCCTTTAACTGTGAGTGCTCatggcggggaggaggagggagctgtgTGCGGTTTGAGGTGGGTGCTGTGTGAGGTTCACTGCGCCCACCCGGTGCTCCCCCTCCGctttttggggtggtggtggtgatgctTGGCTGCGGCGTGCAGCTCGTTGGTGGTTGTAAGCGTTAATTTGGGGGTGTGGCCCTTGGGGAGACCACCTCTGGAGCTGTGGATGGGGTCGGGGAGGCTGCTTGGACGGGTGGCTGATCTCCCTGAAGTCCCAACGCTGCTCCTTCacctcttcttcttttctctcccagcATCGTCCTCATCCCCACGGTTCGCCTCTGACCTGGAGCAAGCGAGGCCGCAGACGACGGGcgaggaggagctgcagctgcagctcgcCCTGGCCATGAGTCGGGAGGAGGCCGAGAAGGtagggccgtggggctggggtctgccCCGTGCCTGGGCTTATCTGCGGGGGCTCGGCCCCTGTGGAGGACGGCGGCTATGGGGCTGCCCGAGGGCTGTGCACAGACCCGCAACCGCACCGGGCTGCTCGCGCTGTGCCTGCATCCCAGTCACCAGCGGGCAGCGGGGGCACCGGCTGTCTGTGCCGCCCATCCTCATGCCAGCAGGGACAGCGCCATGGCCGAGACACCAAACCTAGCTGCCCTCATCCACCAAGGTCTTCTGGTTCCCCCGTCCCGTTTCCCTCGCCTTCGTCGGGAGGCGATACGTCCCGCTGCGCTGCCCTTTGCTTGGGGCACGGCTGCCTCCGCCTCCAGCTGCTCCTTTCCAACTGGAGGAGCCGAGGGGGGATGTGGGCAGCAAacgagccccagccccagctgtgcAGCCTCCCCCAGGGCTGTCCCCCCTCCTACCTGCCCCTTTTCTTTGGGGACGGCTTATTTGCACACCGGCCGAGATTGCCGCTGGCTGGCACAGCCCGTGCGGGGACGGCCGGGCACGCCAAGGATGTGGGCAGTGTCCTTGGGGGGCTGGCACCCAGCATCGCGTCCTCGGTCCTGCCGGGGCAGGGGACACGCTTCAGAGGCAGTGCTCGCCGCTGCCCGCCTTCCCCTGCCCGGTGGCTCTTTTGGAGGCTGAACAGCATGTGTGTATCCCTATTTTAGGCCTGGAAATGCAGTATTTATAGCTTCCACTTGCTGCTGCGATGAGCTCTGTAGGAACATGCTCTCGAAAGCGCTGCCTCTCGGAGCTCCCCTGGGCTGTGCACATGCAGACACGCTCGCACACGCGTGCACAGCCGTGCACATGCACACCCCCACCAGCATccccgctcccagccctggATGAGCATCGTGGGGCGGCGATCAGGGCTGCCGTGGTGGTGTGGGGATGGTCCCTCTCCAAAAGTGCTTCGGGTCTGAGTGTCCGGACCCCAGAGGAGGGGACGGGACGGACTCCTGAgctcaggctgctcagggaccGGAGAGCTGGGGTCCGCAGCAAGCCCGTGGGCACGCTGCACACGTAGGCGAGGGGCTGCTGGATGCTGGTGGCAAGGACGGCGACCACCGAGCTGCTCGGCAAGCTGAGGCCGAGCTGAAATTTCACCCGATTTCCTCTGTTGGCAGAAGCCACTTCCTCCACTTTCCAGTACAGACGAAGAAAGGCAATTGCAGCTAGCGCTCGCGCTGAGCAAAGAGGAGCACGAGAAGGTACCTgtgccccgcagccccaggcGCTCCTCTCTCTTGCACTTGGGCTTCTCTCTGCCTCCTgcggccgccggccccgctgccggccccgctccggcgCCCGCTTCGCTTTCGCTCCTGCGGGGATGTTCGCTGCGTGCTCTCCCGGCGGGCTCGGCCCCGGAGGAGCTACCTCTGCTCGGATGCTGGGACTTTTTGGGGATGCGGTGGCAGCTCCTGCGCTGGGTCTGTCTCCTGGAGGAGGTGTCTGCTGGGGGGCCCTGGCCCGCTCACGGCCCCGTCCCTTGTCCCTGCAGGAGGTGAGGGCTTGGCAAGGGGAGAACTCCCTGCTGCAGAGAGCCTTGGAGGAGACTGCccagggtggggaggaagaggaggaagaggataaGATGAAGAAAAGCCAGGTGAAGCACCAGGGCCCTGGATGGCCACACATGCAGCCTAGAGCTCCCGAGTGATGCTGTGGCCCTGGGCTGGGCTCCCAGGTCTACGCTGTGCTTCCCTTACGCCTTTATTCCCTTTCTGTTTGCAGTCCTCTATCCTGGAGCTGGCAGATATATTCGGGCCGGTGCCAGCCCCCTCCAGCCACACGTCTGTCGACCCATGGGATGTGCCAGGTAGGGGCTGCTCCAGGTCTGCCACAGCTCGTGGCAGTGGCACAGACCTCTCCCCGgcctctgcccctgcccagTTCCCACCCGTTCAGCAATGAGGACCTTTGGCTTCTCCTCCCACCACTGCCCTGTCCTCTGCACGCCTGGGTGGCGATGCTGGTGGGAAGCCACGGTCCCCAGGTGCGTCCCTAACATTCGgcatccctctgccccccaccccgttCCCCTCATCTCCTTTCAGATGTGAAACCCAAAGCGGAGCCGGTAGCCTGGACCGGCACGACGGACCCCTGGGTGCCCGTACCGGCTGGCAGCGGGgagcccctgccccaggcaaGCGCCTCGTCCCAGCAAACCCCCGCCGGGCCCTGGGATTTCCACCCCGCCGCCGCCGATCCGTGGGGGAAGGCACCTGCCCCTTCTGGCTTCTCTCCTGGGGACCCCTGGGGGACGACGTCCCCTCCTGCCCAGGGCTCCGGTGCTGTGCCGGCAACCGACCCTTGGGCTGCTGTGGCTGAGCCACCTCCTAACGCCGGTAAGCGGCTCGGGCGGGGATTTGGTTTTGCTGGGGATCGTGCACGGCgctggctggtgctgctgtCCTGGGAGTGGGTGTCCCGGGAGTCCCTTGTCCCACAGCCAGCTCCGCGAGCACCTCCTGCAGGACTTCCACTCGCTCCTTGGCGTGCCGAAGACTTCAGGGTACCTTTAAGCTCTCTCTCTGCCCGCAATAGTCAGGCTGCTTTAATTAACACGGCACAGTTAACGGAGCCCTCCCATGGGAGTGGGTGGCAGCCTCAGCAGCGCTCCCGCAGTGGggtggtgccccccccccccccgatacCTGTTGGCTTTGCTCCCCCCCCCGAAACTCCCCTTTGTGCCCACCGAGACAGGACGGTTGCTGTTGGCACCTGCCACGTTGCAGGTGGGGAGCTGTTTATAGGAAAAACGTGGGTTTCAGAGCTCGGTGCTGCTCTCGGTTCCTCCTTGGTTGTTTCCTCCCACCTCACGGCAGTCCTGTTTCCACTGCCCCAAATGCACAGGGAGTTGCCCTAACTTCTGGTCCCTAAGGGGGCGAGAGCAGAATCAGCCCTGGGTGCAAGCACTGGTCGTTAATACAGTCTCCTCGTGCTGTTTCCATCCTGGCCGCCCTGTCCCCGCTGCCTTGGCTAGCACTGCCTGCTCACAACTGAGCTCCTGCTCTGGCCCATCCCAGTCTCCGTGGGCCGGTGGGCGCTGCCgaccccagccccgcagcccccgttgCACGCCCGCACGTCTCCCACCCCTTGCCTTCCCGCTCGCTCCCCTCCTCGAGTCTCACCTCTTcaccccagctgcagggggggACGCTTTCGACCTGTTTGCAAAACCTCCCGAGGCGGCTGAGCAGCCGGAGCCGGAGCATTCGCAGCTGCCCTCCTCGGCCAAGTCCAGCAGCCCCGCGGGTAAGCGCCGGAGACACGGGCAGGGGCCGATTTGAACAGGCGGGGACGTTCCTCCGTCCCTGCCTCCGGCGGGGAGGCTGCTCTGTGgccagccaggagctgctcctgcatcTGTGCATGGCTCCTTGCTGGCGTGGCCAAAGCTCGTCCCCATGTGCAGCCACCCGTGCCGTGGCCTTCGGGTGCCCCGCAGCCCAGGGGGTAGCACCGGTCCCTGTGGGCACCCCCGTCCCCGATCCCTGCTGCCTCCCGTGGTGCTGcagcctcagccctgctgcagagAGGCTGCAATCTGGCAAGATGTGCTGCTAaatgccccgggggggggatgAGGGCACAACATCACGTCACTGTCGGCATCCCACGGGTGGCTCACGCATCTCGTCTCCCCTGCCGCAGAGCTGGACCCCTTCGGAGACCTGTTCCCCAGCACCAAGCAGGATGGGGCGAAGAGCTTCGACCTCACCAACCTGGCAGACTCCCTAGCCGAGTCCTGCAAGGAGCGGAAGGACTGTAAAACCCCCGAGGCCTTCCttggccccgccgcctcctccctgGTCAACCTGGACTCCCTGGTCGCGCCGCCGCAGGCAGCCAAGACGCGCAACCCTTTCCTCTCGGGTAGGTCCCGGGGTGccgtggccgtgctgctgctcctggggtcCCCAAAGGGCTGGGTGGGAGAGGGGTGCTCGGGGTGaaggatgaagaggaggaggagggtgtgGGGACGCGCAGCCACCTTGACGCACCCCCTTGTCTCCTTGCAGGTCTCAGCACGCCGTCCCCCACCAACCCCTTCAGCCTCGCCGAGCAGCCCAAGCCCACGCTCAACCAGATGCGGACCAGCTCGCCCGTGCCCGGCCTGCCCGCGGGCCTCCCCGTCAACGCCATGACCTACAGCGCCTCGCTGCCGCTGCCGCTCAGCAGcgtccccgccgccctccccgcctCCGCCAGTGCCTTCCCCCAGGCCGGCGCCGGGCCCTTCCCcgagctccccagcaccctgccgcAGCCCTTACTGCCGCTGagcggccccccggcccccccggcctcgCAGGGGGGCCTCAACCCCTTCCTCTGAAGGCTCTGGACCAGCAGCACGTGTAGGCTCTCGCCCCTTCCCCGGCTGTTACGGCCCCCCCCGGCGTTTCCTCCTGCAGAGACCCTTAGGGCAGCCGGGTCGCTCGCCGCAGCGGAGGACGCCTCGCGCCGGGGGTACGGGCAGCCAGCATGGAACCCGCAAGAAGAGGAGCCCGGCCTCATGGGGTGCCCCCCGCAGCCACCGGCGGAGGGGCCATCGCAAGGGCTTCGTTTTTGGGGTCCCGCGCATCGGGCGGGGGTCCCAGCGCCGGCACCGCGCTCTCGCTCCCGTTTGTCGCGGCGCTTGCATggagcccccggggctgccggctgCGCTACGGGACGGTCCCGGGGCCAGGGAGGGTTTGGAGCTTTcccctttctgctcctttttcccttgaaatgtgcccccccccccccaatctcaTCCCCCCGAATGCTTCGCGCTCTCCCCGCTCTCCTGGATGCCGCTGCTCCGCTTGGCCCCACGGCCCTGCTCTCGTCACCTGTGTTATTTGCCAGCCGGgggtgccccggccccgcacccccTGTATGCTCAGCGGACTTTGTGCCCCCCCAAAATCTCTggagccccccccggagccTCGAGCAGAGCCTGGACCGGGACCTCCCGACCCCAGCGGCTGCTGCCTGGGGTTGGCGTGGGGAGGCGGGTGGTGCTCGGGGGGTGTCAAGGGGATGTTAGGGGTGGGCCaaggggggggtctggggaaatcctggggggggtccagggggtgtcgggggtgggggggtggcagGCGTTATCGCTTCGGTGCGTGCGTTAGCACCCGCTGCACGGCACCGGGGGCTCCGCGGCTGTACCTAGGACCCCGTGAAGCGACCGTACGACAATAAAATTCTCCACCGAGCTCTGCCGTGCCGCCTCCTTACACCgggaggggggtttgggggtggggatgggggtgtgaaacccccccggggctccccacGCAGCCCCGGGGCCTTGTTTGTGGGCTCGGCCCCGCAGCGgggcccgcccccgcccccgcccggccgggcccgcccccgccgccatGTTCGCGGCGCTGCTGCGCCGGGCCCGcaggtaccggggggggggcaccgggaccggggTCGGGCCCCTCGGGCACCGgcgtggccctgctgggacggggggggcggcagctgcggccccggcaccccccTGTGTGCCCCCAGGTGCTCCCCGTCCCCGCTGAGCGCTCTGCGTTGCCCTGAACCTGCCCTGTGCCGCGGGCACTCCTCCCCCTTTGCATTCCCCTAAATTTCCCCTAAACGCTGCGTGTACCCGCTGCAGCCCCCGAAATCCTCCCGCACCGTTTGCATTCCCCTAAATCCTCCCCGCTTATCTGCACTCCCTGCATTCCCCTAAATCCTGCCTGCACCCCCCGCACCGCTCCTGCGTTCCCCTAAaccctccccgtgtccctgtaGCCCTGCACCGCCCCGCATCCCTGCTGCATCCCTCCCTTGCATGACTCTgcatccctcctgctcccccttcCTGCACCCCACTTgcagcccccccatccccgaATCCTGGTGCCCCCAGCGCCAGCAGGGTCTCACGggtcccctcctgcctccccgtGCCACCCGGCTGCACCCCACcactgggtgctgggggcgtaagggggggggacagagcCACAGCAGAACatggggggcgttggggacagCCTTGAGGGGCTTCTGCCCACATGCTGAGGGTTGGGAGCGTGCTGGGGACGTGTCACCCCACACCGGGGGCACCCAGGTGGCCGGGGGCATCACGGCTCTCCCCAGGGGTGAGAGGGGAGCGAGCGGGGCCATGCGTTACCGagcgtcccgtcccgtcccggtcCCGCAGGTCGGTGTTTCTGACGGGCAGCATCGCCATGGCCACGGCGGGGAGAGCCAGGCCGCCCGGCCCCCCGCGTTACACCAACCGCCTGATCAACGAGAAGTCCCCCTACCTCCTGCAGCATGCCCACAACCCCGTGGACTGGTAAGGGCGCCTCTCGCCTCCCCGCCTCGTCCTCCCTCTGCGGAGGCCGATGTGCCTGGGGTGACCGTGCCGCTGCTTCTCGGGAAGCTTCGGAGTTGACCACGAGCCCCGGCGGCTCTGCCCCCGCCGCTTCCTTCTTGTCTCCCCTCCGCAGGTACCCGTGGGGTCAGGAGGCCTTtgataaagcaaagaaagaaaacaagctgatATTTCTATCAGGTAAGCAGAAACAAGGCACGTTTAGCACCCCTGAAGGAGCAGATGAGCCAGGCTGCGTGCGGGTAGTGGTGCAGGTGAGGATGCTGGGCGCTGATTCTCCTCCAGCGAGAGACGGCCCCGTGCTTTCCTGGCCCTGGCTGTAGGGAGGCTGCATCCAGGGGCCTCTTGGCCACCCCAGTCCTCAACAAGCACTCGAGGCCCATGCTTGCAGGAGGcctttctgctgcagcagttTGTGGGGGCACGCAGCAGCCTGGCTCGTCTCTGAatgacccccccagcacctcgtGCTCAATGTGTGGGGCCTCGCCTGAGCTCGAGAGCTTGCTTGCAGTGGGCTACTCCACCTGCCACTGGTGCCACGTGATGGAGGAGGAGTCCTTCCAGAACAAGGAGATCGGTGCGATTATGAATGAGAACTTCGTGTGCATAAAGGTGGATCGTGAGGAGCGGCCAGACGTGGACAAAGTGTACATGACCTTCGTGCAGGTAGGAGAGGCGCGGGCAGGCTCTGCCCTTCTCTCTTCGAGGCTCATAGTCCTGCTCCAGAAGGACCAGCGTGGGGTGGGCTGAACCTCTCGTGGGGTCTTTGCACACCCCGATGCCTCCTTCAGGCTACCAGCGGTGGAGGCGGGTGGCCGATGAGCGTCTGGCTGACTCCGGACCTCAAGCCCTTCGCAGGGGGGACGTACTTCCCTCCTGAAGACAGCGCTCGCCGCGTTGGCTTTCGGACTCTGCTGCTCCGCGTCGCAGAGCAGGTACGGGGCAGGCAGTGCTCAGTCAAAGGGGGAGCAGAGAGATCGCTCTGGGGGTGCGGGAGGGAAGAGGCATGAGAAGCACTGGCACAAAGAGGGTGTCAGAGCCGTGGCCGGGC
The genomic region above belongs to Anser cygnoides isolate HZ-2024a breed goose chromosome 19, Taihu_goose_T2T_genome, whole genome shotgun sequence and contains:
- the EPN3 gene encoding epsin-3 isoform X3, with protein sequence MTTSALRRQVKNIVHNYSEAEIKVREATSNDPWGPPSSLMSEIADLTFNTVAFAEVMGMIWRRLNDSGKNWRHVYKALTLLDYLIKTGSEKVTHQCRENLYTIQTLKDFQYVDRDGKDQGINIREKVKQVMALLKDEERLKQERAHALQTKERMALEGMGSGSHQAAYGRRTSPYGDDYGRTRGSPSSFNSSSSSPRFASDLEQARPQTTGEEELQLQLALAMSREEAEKKPLPPLSSTDEERQLQLALALSKEEHEKEVRAWQGENSLLQRALEETAQGGEEEEEEDKMKKSQSSILELADIFGPVPAPSSHTSVDPWDVPDVKPKAEPVAWTGTTDPWVPVPAGSGEPLPQASASSQQTPAGPWDFHPAAADPWGKAPAPSGFSPGDPWGTTSPPAQGSGAVPATDPWAAVAEPPPNAELDPFGDLFPSTKQDGAKSFDLTNLADSLAESCKERKDCKTPEAFLGPAASSLVNLDSLVAPPQAAKTRNPFLSGLSTPSPTNPFSLAEQPKPTLNQMRTSSPVPGLPAGLPVNAMTYSASLPLPLSSVPAALPASASAFPQAGAGPFPELPSTLPQPLLPLSGPPAPPASQGGLNPFL
- the EPN3 gene encoding epsin-3 isoform X1, whose product is MTTSALRRQVKNIVHNYSEAEIKVREATSNDPWGPPSSLMSEIADLTFNTVAFAEVMGMIWRRLNDSGKNWRHVYKALTLLDYLIKTGSEKVTHQCRENLYTIQTLKDFQYVDRDGKDQGINIREKVKQVMALLKDEERLKQERAHALQTKERMALEGMGSGSHQAAYGRRTSPYGDDYGRTRGSPSSFNSSSSSPRFASDLEQARPQTTGEEELQLQLALAMSREEAEKKPLPPLSSTDEERQLQLALALSKEEHEKEVRAWQGENSLLQRALEETAQGGEEEEEEDKMKKSQSSILELADIFGPVPAPSSHTSVDPWDVPDVKPKAEPVAWTGTTDPWVPVPAGSGEPLPQASASSQQTPAGPWDFHPAAADPWGKAPAPSGFSPGDPWGTTSPPAQGSGAVPATDPWAAVAEPPPNAAAGGDAFDLFAKPPEAAEQPEPEHSQLPSSAKSSSPAELDPFGDLFPSTKQDGAKSFDLTNLADSLAESCKERKDCKTPEAFLGPAASSLVNLDSLVAPPQAAKTRNPFLSGLSTPSPTNPFSLAEQPKPTLNQMRTSSPVPGLPAGLPVNAMTYSASLPLPLSSVPAALPASASAFPQAGAGPFPELPSTLPQPLLPLSGPPAPPASQGGLNPFL
- the EPN3 gene encoding epsin-3 isoform X2, whose translation is MTTSALRRQVKNIVHNYSEAEIKVREATSNDPWGPPSSLMSEIADLTFNTVAFAEVMGMIWRRLNDSGKNWRHVYKALTLLDYLIKTGSEKVTHQCRENLYTIQTLKDFQYVDRDGKDQGINIREKVKQVMALLKDEERLKQERAHALQTKERMALEGMGSGSHQAAYGRRTSPYGDDYGRTRGSPSSFNSSSSSPRFASDLEQARPQTTGEEELQLQLALAMSREEAEKEVRAWQGENSLLQRALEETAQGGEEEEEEDKMKKSQSSILELADIFGPVPAPSSHTSVDPWDVPDVKPKAEPVAWTGTTDPWVPVPAGSGEPLPQASASSQQTPAGPWDFHPAAADPWGKAPAPSGFSPGDPWGTTSPPAQGSGAVPATDPWAAVAEPPPNAAAGGDAFDLFAKPPEAAEQPEPEHSQLPSSAKSSSPAELDPFGDLFPSTKQDGAKSFDLTNLADSLAESCKERKDCKTPEAFLGPAASSLVNLDSLVAPPQAAKTRNPFLSGLSTPSPTNPFSLAEQPKPTLNQMRTSSPVPGLPAGLPVNAMTYSASLPLPLSSVPAALPASASAFPQAGAGPFPELPSTLPQPLLPLSGPPAPPASQGGLNPFL